In Candidatus Eisenbacteria bacterium, a genomic segment contains:
- a CDS encoding GAF domain-containing protein translates to MRLAFLDLPDDRVDLISLARRTAGVEIVLVAHPDPGALALRMAEVLQIPRSTEPLDLLPLKPDRVALPSLETPSAEALARAGISGRIFTTLDDLADTLHQEDGYLNVGAHADPEVHSASAGNGAPEPAGAEPERPKGNGNGTGVPAADTQDLDLWEVQFDTAVGRLDRIREALDLTEDRRRLLHEVLSLAVEQTASDAGSIMLLDPTAGELRIAVAEGLSADTVRTTRQKLGEGIAGTVARDGTPLVIQEGSAEAGATASGAAEERDRPRIRAAMCAPVIAENRVLGVINVSTDRRDRTYEGNDLDRLVTVAARVAEILDRVSDLERRDADAAEFRGRRALDEVMGREDLARDRRLELAAAALASLFEAKAARLHLVDPEDPSRFRTLGSSPGEATAFLPLGPGLLASAYESGEPVYLASRLRGAGMGGGAPAGAGSASSLNLLLVPFTGAKRAGVLALECLARPAHDLEAQTRLVARLAKYLAQLLERSREASAARQGVLLAQLAEIAPRLMVPHAVETLLTEVVSALRALFPRGLVSIRLRSVSDEVLSRIAFDGAESDREALCGLDQELGTLAIGHGIESCSAAGVGEGVPGAGVLEYLTVPIRSGDRTIGALATSRPARVGQDPDAALGPAELDSARRLAVYVALAWERARAHAAEPRPTEDPLTGLLAAGGLEARLMEEVKRVERYHDRFLVTLLSISGYERLRQRYGQEWADDLVRDFAALLARNVREVDVVARTGGGGFAILSPETEQDGGALLKRLDHLLTSLEIVRTLPEAAEVHLLGRQVTYPDEVPTGGELLALVRSAHGES, encoded by the coding sequence ATGAGGCTCGCGTTTCTCGACCTGCCCGACGATCGCGTGGATCTCATTTCCCTCGCGCGCCGGACCGCGGGGGTGGAGATCGTGCTCGTCGCGCATCCCGATCCCGGTGCGCTCGCGCTCCGCATGGCCGAGGTGCTCCAGATCCCGCGCTCCACGGAGCCGCTCGATCTCCTTCCTCTGAAGCCCGACCGTGTCGCCCTCCCGTCGCTCGAGACCCCGAGCGCGGAGGCGCTCGCGCGCGCGGGGATCTCCGGCCGGATCTTCACCACGCTGGACGATCTCGCGGACACGCTCCACCAGGAGGACGGCTACCTGAACGTGGGCGCGCACGCCGATCCCGAGGTCCATTCCGCTTCCGCGGGCAACGGGGCGCCGGAGCCTGCTGGGGCCGAGCCGGAGCGGCCCAAGGGAAACGGGAACGGAACGGGCGTTCCGGCCGCGGACACGCAGGACCTCGATCTCTGGGAAGTGCAGTTCGACACGGCCGTGGGCCGTCTGGACCGGATCCGTGAGGCGCTGGACCTCACGGAGGACCGGCGCCGGCTCCTCCACGAGGTGCTCTCGCTGGCGGTGGAGCAGACGGCTTCCGATGCGGGCTCGATCATGCTCCTCGATCCGACGGCGGGCGAGCTGCGCATCGCGGTGGCCGAGGGGCTCTCGGCCGACACCGTGCGGACCACCCGGCAGAAGCTCGGGGAGGGAATCGCGGGAACGGTCGCGCGGGACGGGACGCCGCTCGTGATCCAGGAGGGGAGCGCCGAGGCAGGCGCGACCGCGTCCGGTGCCGCCGAAGAACGCGACCGGCCGCGCATCCGGGCCGCCATGTGCGCCCCCGTGATCGCGGAGAATCGCGTGCTCGGCGTGATCAACGTGTCCACGGACCGGCGGGACCGAACGTACGAAGGAAACGACCTCGACCGCCTCGTGACCGTGGCCGCTCGTGTCGCCGAGATCCTGGACCGCGTCTCCGATCTCGAGCGCCGCGACGCGGACGCGGCGGAGTTCCGCGGTCGCCGCGCGCTGGACGAGGTGATGGGCCGCGAGGATCTCGCGCGGGACCGCAGGCTGGAGCTCGCGGCCGCCGCGCTCGCCTCGCTCTTCGAGGCGAAGGCCGCGCGCCTCCACCTCGTTGACCCCGAGGACCCGTCGCGCTTCCGCACGCTGGGATCGAGTCCCGGCGAGGCGACCGCGTTCCTGCCGCTCGGACCGGGGCTCCTCGCCTCGGCGTACGAGAGCGGCGAGCCCGTGTACCTCGCGTCGCGCCTTCGCGGCGCGGGCATGGGCGGCGGCGCCCCGGCCGGCGCCGGGTCCGCCTCGTCGCTCAACCTCCTCCTCGTTCCGTTCACCGGAGCGAAGCGCGCGGGAGTCCTCGCCCTCGAGTGCCTCGCGAGGCCCGCGCACGACCTCGAGGCCCAGACCCGGCTCGTGGCACGGCTCGCGAAGTACCTCGCCCAGCTCCTCGAGCGGAGCCGCGAGGCGAGCGCGGCGCGCCAGGGCGTGCTCCTCGCGCAGCTCGCCGAGATCGCGCCGAGGCTCATGGTCCCCCACGCCGTGGAAACGCTCCTCACCGAGGTCGTCTCCGCGCTGCGCGCGCTCTTTCCGAGGGGTCTCGTCTCGATCCGTCTGCGCTCGGTATCGGACGAGGTCCTCTCGAGGATCGCCTTCGACGGCGCAGAGAGCGATCGCGAGGCCCTGTGCGGGCTGGACCAGGAGCTCGGGACGCTCGCGATCGGCCACGGCATCGAGTCGTGCTCCGCCGCGGGCGTGGGGGAGGGCGTGCCCGGAGCGGGCGTGCTCGAGTACCTCACGGTCCCGATCCGGAGCGGGGACCGGACGATCGGCGCCCTGGCCACGAGCCGGCCGGCTCGCGTCGGGCAGGATCCGGACGCGGCGCTCGGCCCGGCGGAGCTGGACTCCGCGCGTCGGCTCGCCGTCTACGTGGCCCTGGCCTGGGAGCGGGCGCGCGCTCACGCGGCGGAGCCCAGGCCAACGGAGGATCCGCTCACCGGGCTCCTCGCGGCCGGAGGACTCGAGGCCCGCCTGATGGAGGAGGTGAAGCGGGTCGAGCGCTATCACGACCGCTTCCTCGTCACGCTGCTCTCGATCTCCGGGTACGAGCGGCTGCGCCAGCGCTACGGGCAGGAGTGGGCCGACGACCTCGTGCGGGACTTCGCCGCGCTCCTCGCGCGCAACGTGCGCGAGGTGGACGTGGTGGCGCGCACGGGAGGCGGCGGGTTCGCGATCCTCTCGCCCGAGACCGAGCAGGACGGCGGCGCGCTCCTCAAGCGTCTGGACCATCTCCTCACGTCGCTCGAGATCGTGCGCACGCTCCCCGAGGCCGCCGAGGTGCACCTCCTCGGTCGCCAGGTGACGTATCCCGACGAAGTGCCGACCGGAGGGGAGCTTCTCGCGCTCGTTCGAAGCGCGCACGGCGAATCCTGA
- a CDS encoding Xaa-Pro peptidase family protein, producing the protein MTLTAPGATRAASLGALKLAQAQTLLREHEFDAWLTVVRESAERPDPNLRFFTDLDFTWSTFFLVTPAWSAALVATFDAPDLIALGLFDEVATYKEGPRAALLKLLDHTHPTRIGINMSEDDALADGITAGLRAQLEGMLAETAYAGRITSAGPFLTELRSVKLPGERDRVQRAVDETEAMFDRVRDRIRIGMTAREVAALFQAEADQAGARTAWPRHHCPTVTVGARAPVGHVGPGEEPIVPGSLVHVDFGIVRDGYCSDLQRLWYVAAKGSAEIPEPVRRAHAAIVEGIELAAQRLVPGTPGWEVDRDVRDLLVKRGFPEYAHALGHHLGRAVHDGGGVLGPRWERYGREPYEPVREGSIFTLEPSVYVPDHGMVALEEDVAVTEKGGVFLSRFPREIPILRLA; encoded by the coding sequence ATGACGCTCACCGCTCCCGGAGCCACACGCGCCGCTTCGCTCGGCGCGCTCAAGCTCGCCCAGGCTCAGACGCTCCTCCGGGAACACGAGTTCGACGCGTGGCTCACCGTGGTGCGGGAATCCGCGGAGCGCCCGGATCCGAACCTTCGCTTCTTCACCGATCTCGACTTCACCTGGTCGACGTTCTTCCTGGTCACGCCGGCGTGGTCCGCCGCGCTGGTCGCCACGTTCGACGCGCCGGACCTGATCGCGCTCGGGCTCTTCGACGAGGTCGCGACCTACAAGGAAGGGCCGCGCGCGGCGCTCCTCAAGCTTCTGGACCACACGCATCCCACCCGGATCGGAATCAACATGTCCGAGGACGACGCCCTCGCGGACGGGATCACGGCGGGGCTGCGCGCGCAGCTCGAGGGGATGCTCGCCGAGACGGCGTACGCGGGCCGCATCACGAGCGCGGGACCGTTCCTGACCGAGCTCCGCTCGGTGAAGCTCCCCGGGGAGCGCGACCGGGTCCAGCGCGCGGTGGACGAGACCGAAGCCATGTTCGATCGCGTGCGCGATCGCATCCGGATCGGCATGACCGCGCGGGAAGTGGCCGCGCTCTTCCAGGCCGAAGCGGACCAGGCGGGGGCTCGGACGGCGTGGCCGCGGCATCACTGTCCCACCGTCACCGTCGGGGCGCGCGCTCCCGTGGGGCACGTCGGACCCGGCGAGGAGCCGATCGTGCCGGGAAGCCTGGTGCACGTCGATTTCGGGATCGTGCGGGACGGCTATTGCTCGGACCTCCAGCGGCTCTGGTACGTCGCCGCGAAGGGCTCCGCCGAGATTCCGGAGCCGGTGCGCCGCGCCCACGCGGCGATCGTGGAGGGGATCGAGCTCGCCGCGCAGCGGCTCGTGCCGGGGACGCCGGGGTGGGAGGTCGACCGCGACGTCCGCGATCTCCTCGTGAAGCGCGGCTTCCCGGAGTACGCGCACGCGCTGGGCCATCACCTGGGCCGCGCCGTCCACGACGGGGGCGGCGTGCTGGGGCCGCGCTGGGAGCGCTACGGTAGGGAGCCGTACGAGCCCGTGCGCGAGGGCTCGATCTTCACGCTCGAGCCGAGCGTCTACGTTCCGGACCACGGAATGGTCGCCCTCGAGGAGGACGTCGCCGTGACCGAGAAGGGGGGCGTCTTCCTGTCGCGCTTCCCGCGCGAGATTCCGATCCTCCGCCTCGCCTAG
- the mutL gene encoding DNA mismatch repair endonuclease MutL, translating to MPRIHILDPGVVAKIRAGEVIDRPAAVVKELLENSLDAGSRLVAIHTASSPDRMIRVQDDGSGMKREDALLAVKRHATSKLTNPEDLETIETLGFRGEALASVAEVSRLTLSTRAADELTGTQVEILGGTVISVTGVGRAAGTTVAVEDLFYNTPARQRFLKSREAESRAVARIVWSYALITPEVHWRFKVEGREDTELPASADLLERWQVLYGRGSGEGAACFGEEVHGIRVHGVLGAPEMARATREHQVFAVNGRVVSSPALTAAVRQGYGNLIPGDRHPVALLLIGIDPGQVDVNVHPTKREVRFRDESGLFQAVRRSVEIAMRRYVPVSLSPGFFAGEAAVLDPEGGAVSADLMAGAPGTMDPSAADAGGSASGPGTPRAVWSGGSRPPGPPGTPGWDGIEAAHLFYAPADTVMATAPGREAVTSGDVRQSLTEHEIPIWQLHDRYLLAPIRGGLVIVDQHAAHERILYEEARAQLFGEAGASQVLLFPRVLDLTPAELETLLGAEPMIRRLGYEIGLFGERQVAVRGVPAALTEETAIDALKRLLAREDPHGEPLEGEAPEERIAKSYACHAAVRSGQSLSPIERRALFDRLFATSLPHGDPHGRATYVRVSMEELDRRFGRR from the coding sequence ATGCCCCGGATTCACATCCTCGATCCCGGTGTCGTCGCGAAGATCCGCGCGGGCGAGGTGATCGACCGGCCCGCCGCGGTCGTGAAGGAGCTCCTCGAGAACTCGCTCGACGCGGGAAGCCGGCTCGTCGCGATCCACACGGCCTCGAGCCCGGATCGGATGATCCGCGTGCAGGACGACGGCTCCGGGATGAAGCGCGAGGATGCGCTCCTCGCCGTGAAGCGCCACGCCACGAGCAAGCTCACGAATCCCGAGGATCTCGAGACGATCGAGACGCTCGGGTTCCGCGGGGAGGCCCTGGCGTCGGTCGCGGAGGTCTCGCGCCTCACGCTCTCGACGCGAGCGGCGGACGAGTTGACCGGCACGCAGGTCGAGATCCTGGGCGGCACGGTGATCTCCGTGACGGGCGTCGGCCGCGCCGCGGGCACCACGGTGGCCGTCGAGGACCTCTTCTACAACACCCCCGCGCGGCAGCGCTTTCTCAAGTCCCGCGAGGCCGAGTCCCGCGCGGTCGCGCGGATCGTCTGGAGCTACGCGCTCATCACTCCGGAAGTCCACTGGCGCTTCAAGGTCGAGGGCAGGGAGGACACCGAGCTTCCCGCCTCGGCCGATCTCCTCGAGCGATGGCAGGTGCTCTACGGCCGCGGGTCGGGGGAGGGGGCGGCGTGCTTCGGCGAGGAGGTGCACGGGATCCGCGTGCACGGCGTCCTCGGCGCGCCCGAGATGGCGCGCGCGACGCGCGAGCACCAGGTGTTCGCCGTCAACGGTCGCGTCGTCTCGTCTCCCGCGCTCACCGCCGCCGTGCGCCAGGGGTACGGAAACCTCATCCCCGGGGACCGGCATCCGGTCGCGCTCCTCCTGATCGGGATCGATCCCGGGCAGGTGGACGTGAACGTGCATCCGACGAAGCGCGAGGTGCGCTTCCGCGACGAATCCGGTCTCTTCCAGGCCGTGCGGCGGTCGGTGGAGATCGCGATGCGCCGCTACGTGCCGGTGTCGCTGAGCCCCGGGTTCTTCGCCGGCGAGGCCGCGGTTCTGGATCCGGAAGGCGGCGCCGTGTCCGCGGACCTGATGGCGGGCGCGCCGGGGACGATGGATCCGAGCGCGGCGGACGCGGGCGGGAGCGCGAGCGGGCCGGGCACGCCCCGGGCCGTGTGGAGCGGAGGCTCGAGGCCGCCGGGGCCTCCGGGCACGCCGGGGTGGGACGGGATCGAAGCGGCGCATCTGTTCTACGCTCCCGCGGACACCGTGATGGCGACGGCGCCCGGCCGCGAGGCCGTCACCTCGGGGGATGTGCGCCAGTCGCTCACGGAGCACGAGATCCCGATCTGGCAGCTCCACGACCGGTATCTTCTCGCTCCGATCCGCGGCGGGCTCGTGATCGTCGACCAGCACGCGGCGCACGAGCGGATCCTCTACGAGGAGGCGCGCGCGCAGCTCTTCGGCGAGGCGGGAGCGAGCCAGGTGCTGCTCTTTCCCCGCGTGCTCGACCTGACGCCCGCGGAGCTGGAGACGCTCCTCGGCGCCGAGCCGATGATCCGCCGGCTGGGGTACGAGATCGGGCTCTTCGGGGAGAGGCAGGTCGCGGTGCGCGGCGTCCCGGCCGCGCTCACCGAGGAAACCGCGATCGACGCGCTGAAGCGTCTCCTGGCGCGCGAGGACCCGCACGGGGAACCGCTCGAAGGCGAAGCGCCCGAAGAGCGGATCGCGAAGTCCTACGCGTGCCATGCGGCGGTGCGGTCCGGGCAGTCGCTCTCGCCCATCGAACGCCGCGCGCTCTTCGACCGGCTCTTCGCCACGAGTCTCCCGCACGGCGACCCGCATGGACGCGCCACGTACGTGCGAGTGTCGATGGAGGAGCTGGACCGCCGCTTCGGCCGGCGCTGA
- the miaA gene encoding tRNA (adenosine(37)-N6)-dimethylallyltransferase MiaA produces the protein MSVSGSRSTSGSARRRPIVILGPTAAGKSEIALDLARRIDAEIVGADSRQIYRGLEIGTAAPSERDRAVAPHHLASFLAPDQVYSAGRYARDAGDALAGIAARERTAVVVGGSGLYLRALLEGLFEGPERDEGVRAALAERLEREGLDALRADLGRVDPEALAKIFPGDSVRVIRALEVHALTGRPISALRRERRRRGVSASLFGIRWTREKLAPRIASRIRDQLRDGFLEQARALAAAGLRENAPGLHTLGYRELLAHLRGTMPLEEAVETIALRTRQLAKRQETWFRRVEGVTWFDLESRDEFPEVARAIAEHARGRPDSA, from the coding sequence GTGAGCGTCTCCGGGTCTCGCTCGACGTCCGGATCCGCGCGGCGCCGTCCGATCGTCATTCTGGGTCCCACCGCGGCCGGGAAGAGCGAGATCGCGCTCGATCTCGCGCGGCGCATCGACGCGGAGATCGTGGGCGCGGATTCCCGCCAGATCTACCGGGGCCTCGAGATCGGGACTGCCGCGCCGAGCGAGCGGGACCGTGCCGTCGCGCCGCATCACCTCGCCTCGTTCCTCGCCCCGGATCAGGTCTACAGCGCGGGCCGGTACGCGCGGGACGCGGGGGACGCGCTCGCGGGGATCGCCGCGCGCGAACGGACGGCGGTCGTCGTGGGTGGGTCGGGCCTCTATCTGCGCGCGCTCCTGGAGGGGCTCTTCGAGGGGCCCGAGCGGGACGAGGGGGTGCGCGCCGCGCTCGCCGAGCGGCTCGAGCGCGAGGGGCTCGACGCGCTCCGCGCGGATCTGGGCCGCGTGGATCCCGAAGCGCTCGCGAAGATCTTCCCGGGGGACTCGGTTCGCGTGATCCGCGCGCTCGAGGTCCACGCGCTCACGGGGCGTCCCATCAGCGCGCTCCGGCGCGAGCGGAGACGGAGGGGAGTCTCGGCCTCGCTCTTCGGGATCCGGTGGACGCGGGAGAAGCTCGCGCCCCGGATCGCGTCGCGCATCCGGGATCAGCTCCGGGACGGGTTCCTCGAGCAGGCGCGCGCGCTCGCGGCGGCGGGACTCCGGGAGAACGCGCCGGGTCTTCACACCCTGGGATACCGGGAGCTCCTGGCGCATCTCAGGGGCACGATGCCGCTCGAGGAGGCGGTCGAGACGATCGCGCTCCGGACGCGTCAGCTGGCCAAGCGGCAGGAGACCTGGTTCCGGCGCGTGGAGGGCGTGACGTGGTTCGATCTCGAGTCTCGGGACGAATTCCCGGAAGTCGCGCGCGCGATCGCCGAGCACGCACGTGGACGGCCGGATTCGGCTTGA